Genomic DNA from Stigmatopora argus isolate UIUO_Sarg chromosome 13, RoL_Sarg_1.0, whole genome shotgun sequence:
TGTGGTTTTTCTTCAGGACTGCTGGGCTCCCTGAGTTACAGCGTCTCAATAAAGAGGGAGCTTTTCTACCCACAATATTTGCACCTGGGGGACTTTCACCTCCATCTCTTTGGGGTGTTCTTTTACTATTAGTATTGGAAAAAGACTGAATATTGATATCAGTAGGAGATGCTTGACCAAGTGATTTTCGACAGGTGCCCAATGATACTATTTTCCTTTTGGGTGTGGTCTCCAGGGTGTTAACTGCATCCTCCAATCTTGAACGTTTCGAGGAACGCTGTGGAGATGTTAGGTTGGCCTGTTTTATGTCCGACATTATTGGGATGGAGTCAGAACCCAGTAGTGCGTTCTTAACACTGTCTGATTCATTCTGACAAAGCAAGGTTGGGTTGGTATGTGCAGCGCTACTCCGTTCTGCAAGACTGTCTTTCAAGTTTGCATCGCCAGGGACAAGGTTGGGATCATTGTCACATTTTTCAGCAGGGCTCAGGAAGGAAACCTTTTTATTTGACCTCCTCTCAACTGATTTCACTATGGAACTTTCATCCTCTGTCATCATCCATTGCTTGTTTATAACAGCAAGTGTCTTTTTTACTGTCAGTTTCGGTCGTTTCTTCGTGGCTCTTCGCaccgttttcttttttctaccaGTGTTTCTTTCATTTGTCCTCTTTTCCCTATTATTCCTTTTGGTGGCTGTTGGAGAAGAGGAGCAAGAGTCCTGAGAAGACGAGGCGAAATTGAAAACTGTCATGTCACTGACTTTAGCCATTGAAGCACTAGGCTGTGCTtcagctgtttttttcttgCTCTCAGGTATTAAGACTTTTGGAGCTTTTTCCACAATGCAGCGAACTTTGCGGCTCCGAGGGCTGAACCAAATCTTGAAGTTCTTCTTGTGTTTTAAGATGGTGTTCTCATTTTCTGGCGGCATTCCTTCAAGGGAGTCTAGATaatgagaaaaatatatatattcaactcAAAGAACAATCTTAGAAATATTCTTTATTCAAATCTATTAACCAGTActtcaaaatgttttaatcaaATCTAAGAACCTTCAACTTCTGTTTACAAGAGTTTCATATGGTCAGAAGCTCCTTAATTCCAAACCAGACTTGCAGCACAAAACTGGCATAAACATAGCTTTGCAATTTCTCAGTAAAATAATCCCACTATAAGCTTTGTTTGTATACCCACCACATGGTCTGTGCACAAACGCGGTCATGATTAATTACATTCCATAATTATAGTCATTAGAGGGATGCTGCaggaaaataaagataaaactgTCCACACACAGTGCCATAATGTAAATATTTGAGTCTGCCACCATGGCAATggaaggaaagaaaataaaaacatatttgagAGGAGGCATTTTATAGCCAAGCAACATATACCTGATTGTTCACCGGGGTTTAATGTCGAATCCAAGGCACAGAAGTGGGTTACGATACTGCTGAGCTGCCTGTTGATTTGaatgtcttttacccaggaaggGCTCTGACAAATGACACAACCATCTCCTGCCTTTGGGCCAGCACACGACCtataaagaaaatatgccttaacTGCCAAGGACGGTCCTAGACGTCTATTTCTCATTGACTGATGAAAATGatcgttgaaaaaaataaatcaaatacacACAATACGTTATTGTTAAGTttttatagggcactcatttaattcATTGGTAGCCAGTGACAGAACTAGAgatccattccattttgacttgaaCATCAAAGAATTTATTCGAGGTAAGTTTTATATTTGAGGCAGTGGcagaccgtcagggccttcaaggccttctctgctggcctaagaaatatctgaatcatatattatattttgtccatcaatacttataaataaataattccaaattgtctgttagctacctttcattgcttttccccctggttgcactgcttccagatgtgtgttttcatattgaagcatttaaacaatcacatttcagccattatttgttgccagggtcagaaatctgcctcaaggccttcacaatcagttctgcaggctttgctgcattaaacaagcgttgataagactgttgctttaaccaatcagatttcgagttggcaacaccacaatgccttttcGCACGcctagggatacgtcattgccttctcgcaggcgtaaggatacgtcatcgctttcaccaactacgattggctagtgattagccagagctaccaaactgtatctggagcgagctgcacaagcaaatatattgttgtgttgatttaaagccaaagctacgagaaaatgcacagaccgctACTGATTTGAGGTATATGCACTCCACATCTATTAGAATCAAAGCTAATATTTGCacattgcaaaaatattttaaaagcattTGCATTTTACTACGTGCATGAGTAGTGTGTATTACTGCTGGTTAACTTGCATTTCTCTTTTAATGTGGTGTGCAACTATTTCCTGTGTGCTGTATGTTGTTGAGTGCTTTCAATTCCAAAACGTTTGCCGATATAAATAAATCAGCATGCACACATGAATACCAAACACTGTAAAGCTGTTGAAACATAATTTGCagttaaatgtgctcttttGCAAGGCTCAGAGTAATGGACACTTTACCTGCATAGCATGTGTTCACATGTTCCGAGGCAAACAGGATCCTTCATTAACCGAGAActgaaaagaaaacagaagcgaTCGACCATTATAAACAAAGCACTTTATAAACTCTTTATAAACTCTTTTCCCACTTTTTCCTATTAAACGTCACTAAGGTAACAGAAAAGTGTCACCTTAACAAAACAAGACGTCATAAGATTACTCGAAGCCTTGCAGGGAgagatgttttgttttgcttgcaAACTATGATGAGATATGGTCCAAAACCTATGTAGATGGCTTTCTTGAGCATTTAAAACAGTGATTTGTCATGTTTTTCACTATTCCATGCCAAAATGTACTCGTTCATAAAGAAAAGCACAAGTAGTGAGCGGATATACAAGACGAGAAGGCCGTCATTAACTTACCATTTTGAACACAGAAGCAGTCGTCGAAAGTTTGCACCAGCTTCTTTCATGTGTTTCCAGTCGTTTGTTGGCCCATCACATGAATCCATTATTGATCAAATCGCCCCTTCCAAGTTTATTCCGTTTTAAAAATTTGCGGGAATGTTAATTCATTTCCTGATTATGCCCACCACGCGTCGATGTGATGTTCCCTCAACGTAATTTCCTGTAAACTTCCAATAGCTATCCCCCGCATATTCGCGATTCACTacctacagcaagggtgtcagactcgggttggttcgcgggccgctttaacatcaacttgatttcacgtgggccggaccattttagatataatatttagatttttattttataaatggattaaaagaactggattaaaatccctgaatattcagttttttagagatctaaaaca
This window encodes:
- the bard1 gene encoding BRCA1-associated RING domain protein 1 isoform X3; the encoded protein is MDSCDGPTNDWKHMKEAGANFRRLLLCSKCSRLMKDPVCLGTCEHMLCRSCAGPKAGDGCVICQSPSWVKDIQINRQLSSIVTHFCALDSTLNPGEQSDSLEGMPPENENTILKHKKNFKIWFSPRSRKVRCIVEKAPKVLIPESKKKTAEAQPSASMAKVSDMTVFNFASSSQDSCSSSPTATKRNNREKRTNERNTGRKKKTVRRATKKRPKLTVKKTLAVINKQWMMTEDESSIVKSVERRSNKKVSFLSPAEKCDNDPNLVPGDANLKDSLAERSSAAHTNPTLLCQNESDSVKNALLGSDSIPIMSDIKQANLTSPQRSSKRSRLEDAVNTLETTPKRKIVSLGTCRKSLGQASPTDINIQSFSNTNSKRTPQRDGGESPPGANIVGRKAPSLLRRCNSGSPAVLKKNHKGETLLHLAAIKGDVEKVNELLDQGADPNLKDNAGWTPLHEACNLGHLMVVEALLSRGALLNTPGYENYSPLHDAVRNGHIDIVKLLLQSGASQSVLNLHGKRPADYVVSREMLDIFQETSGKSQDPLTSMDSPGSLSLGDSCVKQDEIVLFLSSKLPQTGQHQFVKLTQLLDAKITTSFNTSVSHIIVPEELLPRTYSILLGLLAGCWIVKYSCCNTAKHPAGEFKTRKSARLWGIEEGCSWHECDWLETNSGCTPPLAYSWIGPTTSMTQIFILH
- the bard1 gene encoding BRCA1-associated RING domain protein 1 isoform X2 — translated: MDSCDGPTNDWKHMKEAGANFRRLLLCSKCSRLMKDPVCLGTCEHMLCRSCAGPKAGDGCVICQSPSWVKDIQINRQLSSIVTHFCALDSTLNPGEQSDSLEGMPPENENTILKHKKNFKIWFSPRSRKVRCIVEKAPKVLIPESKKKTAEAQPSASMAKVSDMTVFNFASSSQDSCSSSPTATKRNNREKRTNERNTGRKKKTVRRATKKRPKLTVKKTLAVINKQWMMTEDESSIVKSVERRSNKKVSFLSPAEKCDNDPNLVPGDANLKDSLAERSSAAHTNPTLLCQNESDSVKNALLGSDSIPIMSDIKQANLTSPQRSSKRSRLEDAVNTLETTPKRKIVSLGTCRKSLGQASPTDINIQSFSNTNSKRTPQRDGGESPPGANIVGRKAPSLLRRCNSGSPAVLKKNHKGETLLHLAAIKGDVEKVNELLDQGADPNLKDNAGWTPLHEACNLGHLMVVEALLSRGALLNTPGYENYSPLHDAVRNGHIDIVKLLLQSGASQSVLNLHGKRPADYVVSREMLDIFQETSGKSQDPLTSMDSPGSLSLGDSCVKQDEIVLFLSSKLPQTGQHQFVKLTQLLDAKITTSFNTSVSHIIVPEELLPRTYSILLGLLAGCWIVKYSCCNTAKHPAGEFKTRKSARLWGIEEGCSWHECDWLETNSGCTPPLAYSWIGPTTSMTQVRISGSE
- the bard1 gene encoding BRCA1-associated RING domain protein 1 isoform X5; its protein translation is MDSCDGPTNDWKHMKEAGANFRRLLLCSKCSRLMKDPVCLGTCEHMLCRSCAGPKAGDGCVICQSPSWVKDIQINRQLSSIVTHFCALDSTLNPGEQSDSLEGMPPENENTILKHKKNFKIWFSPRSRKVRCIVEKAPKVLIPESKKKTAEAQPSASMAKVSDMTVFNFASSSQDSCSSSPTATKRNNREKRTNERNTGRKKKTVRRATKKRPKLTVKKTLAVINKQWMMTEDESSIVKSVERRSNKKVSFLSPAEKCDNDPNLVPGDANLKDSLAERSSAAHTNPTLLCQNESDSVKNALLGSDSIPIMSDIKQANLTSPQRSSKRSRLEDAVNTLETTPKRKIVSLGTCRKSLGQASPTDINIQSFSNTNSKRTPQRDGGESPPGANIVGRKAPSLLRRCNSGSPAVLKKNHKGETLLHLAAIKGDVEKVNELLDQGADPNLKDNAGWTPLHEACNLGHLMVVEALLSRGALLNTPGYENYSPLHDAVRNGHIDIVKLLLQSGASQSVLNLHGKRPADYVVSREMLDIFQETSGKSQDPLTSMDSPGSLSLGDSCVKQDEIVLFLSSKLPQTGQHQFVKLTQLLDAKITTSFNTSVSHIIVPEELLPRTYSILLGLLAGCWIVKYSCARCCN
- the bard1 gene encoding BRCA1-associated RING domain protein 1 isoform X4; its protein translation is MDSCDGPTNDWKHMKEAGANFRRLLLCSKCSRLMKDPVCLGTCEHMLCRSCAGPKAGDGCVICQSPSWVKDIQINRQLSSIVTHFCALDSTLNPGEQSDSLEGMPPENENTILKHKKNFKIWFSPRSRKVRCIVEKAPKVLIPESKKKTAEAQPSASMAKVSDMTVFNFASSSQDSCSSSPTATKRNNREKRTNERNTGRKKKTVRRATKKRPKLTVKKTLAVINKQWMMTEDESSIVKSVERRSNKKVSFLSPAEKCDNDPNLVPGDANLKDSLAERSSAAHTNPTLLCQNESDSVKNALLGSDSIPIMSDIKQANLTSPQRSSKRSRLEDAVNTLETTPKRKIVSLGTCRKSLGQASPTDINIQSFSNTNSKRTPQRDGGESPPGANIVGRKAPSLLRRCNSGSPAVLKKNHKGETLLHLAAIKGDVEKVNELLDQGADPNLKDNAGWTPLHEACNLGHLMVVEALLSRGALLNTPGYENYSPLHDAVRNGHIDIVKLLLQSGASQSVLNLHGKRPADYVVSREMLDIFQETSGKSQDPLTSMDSPGSLSLGDSCVKQDEIVLFLSSKLPQTGQHQFVKLTQLLDAKITTSFNTSVSHIIVPEELLPRTYSILLGLLAGCWIVKYSWVEACLQAGKRMPEIEHEAGEGPRRSRINQCSLVPDAAIRWTINQHPR
- the bard1 gene encoding BRCA1-associated RING domain protein 1 isoform X1, giving the protein MDSCDGPTNDWKHMKEAGANFRRLLLCSKCSRLMKDPVCLGTCEHMLCRSCAGPKAGDGCVICQSPSWVKDIQINRQLSSIVTHFCALDSTLNPGEQSDSLEGMPPENENTILKHKKNFKIWFSPRSRKVRCIVEKAPKVLIPESKKKTAEAQPSASMAKVSDMTVFNFASSSQDSCSSSPTATKRNNREKRTNERNTGRKKKTVRRATKKRPKLTVKKTLAVINKQWMMTEDESSIVKSVERRSNKKVSFLSPAEKCDNDPNLVPGDANLKDSLAERSSAAHTNPTLLCQNESDSVKNALLGSDSIPIMSDIKQANLTSPQRSSKRSRLEDAVNTLETTPKRKIVSLGTCRKSLGQASPTDINIQSFSNTNSKRTPQRDGGESPPGANIVGRKAPSLLRRCNSGSPAVLKKNHKGETLLHLAAIKGDVEKVNELLDQGADPNLKDNAGWTPLHEACNLGHLMVVEALLSRGALLNTPGYENYSPLHDAVRNGHIDIVKLLLQSGASQSVLNLHGKRPADYVVSREMLDIFQETSGKSQDPLTSMDSPGSLSLGDSCVKQDEIVLFLSSKLPQTGQHQFVKLTQLLDAKITTSFNTSVSHIIVPEELLPRTYSILLGLLAGCWIVKYSWVEACLQAGKRMPEIEHEAGEGPRRSRINQCSLLPPLFDGCFFFLLGSFKSPKKNELVKLLRDSGGQLLIRQPKPDSDVTQTVSAAAYHALPGSDQALCTHYIIFDQQGSHRPAMVRKGKVWSAPSTWIIDCIASFQLLPVPNLAPP